The following coding sequences lie in one Pectobacterium sp. A5351 genomic window:
- the lepA gene encoding translation elongation factor 4, with the protein MKHIRNFSIIAHIDHGKSTLSDRIIQICGGLTEREMAAQVLDSMDLERERGITIKAQSVTLDYKAQDGQTYQLNFIDTPGHVDFSYEVSRSLAACEGALLVVDAGQGVEAQTLANCYTALDMNLEVVPVLNKIDLPAADPDRVAQEIEDIVGIDATDAVRCSAKTGIGVPDVLDRLVRDIPPPEGSPDEPLQALIIDSWFDNYLGVVSLVRIKNGTMRKGDKIKVMSTGQVYNADRLGIFTPKQIDRDVLNCGEVGWLVCAIKDILGAPVGDTLTLARQPAEKALPGFKKVKPQVYAGLFPISSDDYESFRDALGKLSLNDASLFYEPESSTALGFGFRCGFLGLLHMEIIQERLEREYDLDLITTAPTVVYEVETTAKETVYVDSPSKLPPLNNIQELREPIAECHMLLPQEYLGNVITLCIEKRGVQTNMVYHGNQVALTYEIPMAEVVLDFFDRLKSTSRGYASLDYSFKRFQTSDMVRVDVLINNERVDALALITHRDNSQYRGRELVEKMKDLIPRQQFDIAIQAAIGNHIIARSTVKQLRKNVLAKCYGGDVSRKKKLLQKQKDGKKRMKQVGNVELPQEAFLAILHVGKDSK; encoded by the coding sequence ATGAAGCATATACGAAATTTCTCCATTATTGCCCATATCGACCACGGTAAATCAACGTTATCTGACCGCATTATCCAGATTTGCGGCGGTTTGACCGAGCGTGAAATGGCTGCGCAGGTTCTGGATTCCATGGATCTGGAACGTGAACGTGGAATAACGATTAAAGCGCAAAGCGTCACGCTGGATTATAAAGCGCAGGATGGCCAAACCTACCAGTTAAACTTCATTGATACCCCAGGGCACGTTGACTTCTCTTATGAAGTTTCCCGCTCGCTGGCTGCTTGCGAAGGCGCACTGCTTGTGGTTGATGCCGGGCAGGGAGTTGAAGCACAAACGCTGGCTAACTGCTATACCGCCTTGGATATGAATCTGGAAGTGGTGCCGGTTTTGAACAAAATCGACCTGCCTGCTGCTGATCCGGATCGTGTTGCTCAGGAAATTGAAGACATTGTCGGCATTGATGCTACTGACGCCGTGCGCTGTTCCGCGAAAACGGGGATTGGCGTGCCGGATGTTCTGGATCGTCTGGTGCGTGATATTCCTCCGCCGGAAGGTAGTCCGGATGAGCCGCTACAGGCGCTGATCATCGACTCCTGGTTTGATAACTACCTTGGCGTTGTGTCGCTGGTTCGTATCAAAAACGGCACGATGCGCAAAGGCGACAAAATTAAGGTGATGAGTACCGGTCAGGTTTATAACGCTGACCGTCTTGGTATTTTTACACCGAAGCAGATTGATCGCGATGTCTTGAACTGTGGCGAAGTAGGCTGGCTGGTGTGCGCTATCAAAGATATTTTGGGCGCTCCGGTAGGGGATACCCTGACGCTGGCTCGCCAACCGGCTGAAAAAGCGTTGCCGGGCTTCAAGAAAGTCAAACCGCAGGTCTATGCTGGCCTGTTCCCGATTAGCTCCGATGACTATGAGTCGTTCCGCGATGCGCTGGGTAAACTAAGCCTCAATGATGCCTCTCTGTTCTATGAGCCAGAAAGTTCTACCGCGCTGGGCTTCGGCTTCCGCTGTGGCTTCCTGGGTCTGCTGCACATGGAAATCATTCAGGAACGTCTGGAACGTGAATACGATCTGGATCTGATCACCACGGCACCGACGGTAGTGTATGAAGTTGAGACGACGGCCAAAGAAACCGTTTATGTCGATAGTCCGTCCAAGCTGCCGCCGCTGAATAATATTCAGGAACTGCGCGAACCGATTGCCGAATGTCACATGCTGCTGCCTCAGGAGTACTTGGGCAACGTGATTACGCTTTGTATCGAGAAGCGCGGCGTGCAGACGAACATGGTGTACCACGGCAATCAGGTTGCGTTGACCTATGAAATTCCGATGGCTGAAGTGGTGCTTGATTTCTTTGACCGCCTGAAATCAACGTCTCGTGGCTATGCATCGCTGGATTACAGCTTCAAACGCTTCCAAACATCAGACATGGTGCGTGTTGATGTGTTGATCAACAACGAACGTGTGGATGCATTGGCGCTGATCACGCACCGCGATAATTCACAATATCGTGGCCGTGAACTGGTCGAAAAAATGAAAGATCTGATTCCGCGTCAGCAGTTTGATATCGCGATTCAGGCTGCGATTGGTAACCACATTATTGCGCGTTCTACGGTTAAGCAATTGCGTAAAAACGTACTGGCCAAGTGTTATGGTGGTGACGTCAGCCGTAAGAAGAAACTGTTGCAGAAACAGAAAGATGGTAAGAAACGTATGAAGCAGGTCGGTAACGTCGAGCTGCCACAAGAAGCGTTTCTGGCAATTCTGCACGTCGGCAAAGACAGTAAATAA
- the lepB gene encoding signal peptidase I: MANMFAVILALVTLVTGIVWCLERFVWAPARRKKFAAMSGADLPDGAVSAKVIQQPGWIETIASVFPVVALVLVVRSFIYEPFQIPSGSMMPTLLIGDFILVEKFAYGIKEPFTQKTLIETGHPKRGDVVVFKYPSDPKVDFIKRVVGVPGDRVSYNPMTKQVTIRPSCQGQQACDTALAVTYSNVQPSDFVQTFNQPGLESRSGFYQVPANDNSVDGVRMGTRRESLGNVTHNILLVPGQQDQLGGYYQQSQQQLATWEVPEGYYFMMGDNRDNSLDSRYWGFVPERNLVGKATAIWMSFEKQEGEWPTGVRLSRIGAIH, encoded by the coding sequence ATGGCCAATATGTTTGCCGTAATTCTGGCATTGGTGACGCTGGTCACGGGGATTGTCTGGTGTTTAGAGCGCTTTGTCTGGGCACCCGCTCGCCGGAAAAAGTTTGCCGCCATGAGTGGTGCCGATCTTCCTGATGGCGCAGTTTCAGCGAAAGTCATTCAACAACCTGGCTGGATTGAAACGATCGCGTCCGTATTCCCGGTCGTGGCGTTGGTATTGGTTGTGCGCTCCTTTATTTATGAGCCGTTTCAAATTCCATCTGGTTCGATGATGCCGACGCTGTTGATCGGTGATTTTATTCTGGTGGAAAAATTTGCCTATGGCATTAAAGAACCCTTCACGCAAAAAACGCTGATCGAAACGGGGCACCCGAAGCGTGGCGACGTGGTGGTGTTTAAATACCCGTCCGATCCTAAAGTGGACTTCATCAAACGTGTGGTGGGCGTACCGGGCGATCGCGTCAGTTATAACCCGATGACCAAGCAGGTGACAATTCGTCCATCCTGTCAGGGACAACAGGCGTGCGATACGGCGTTGGCGGTCACATACAGTAACGTACAGCCTAGCGATTTTGTTCAGACCTTTAACCAACCTGGATTGGAATCGCGCAGCGGTTTTTATCAGGTTCCGGCTAATGACAATAGCGTGGATGGTGTCCGTATGGGCACGCGCAGAGAGTCACTGGGCAATGTAACGCATAATATTCTTCTGGTGCCAGGCCAGCAGGATCAGCTCGGTGGTTATTACCAGCAATCGCAACAGCAGCTTGCAACATGGGAGGTTCCCGAAGGGTACTACTTCATGATGGGTGATAACCGCGACAACAGTCTGGATAGCCGCTATTGGGGCTTTGTGCCGGAGAGAAATCTAGTCGGTAAAGCCACCGCGATCTGGATGAGCTTTGAGAAACAGGAAGGTGAATGGCCTACCGGTGTTCGTTTGAGTCGCATCGGTGCTATCCATTAA
- the rnc gene encoding ribonuclease III, producing MNPILINRLQRKLGYTFQQYELLLQALTHRSASSKHNERLEFLGDSILSFVIANALYHRFPKVDEGDMSRMRATLVRGNTLAEIAREFELGECLRLGPGELKSGGFRRESILADTVEALIGGIFLDSDIQTIERLILNWYQTRLDEISPGDKQKDPKTRLQEFLQGRHLPLPTYLVVQVRGEAHDQEFTIHCQVSGFSESVIGTGSSRRKAEQAAAEQALKKLELE from the coding sequence ATGAATCCCATCCTGATAAATCGTTTACAAAGAAAGCTGGGCTATACTTTTCAGCAGTACGAGCTTTTGTTACAGGCGTTGACGCATCGTAGCGCCAGCAGCAAACACAATGAAAGACTCGAATTCTTGGGTGATTCCATCCTGAGTTTTGTGATCGCCAATGCGCTGTATCACCGTTTCCCCAAGGTTGATGAAGGGGATATGAGCCGGATGCGGGCGACGCTGGTTCGGGGAAATACGCTGGCGGAAATTGCACGTGAATTCGAACTGGGAGAGTGCCTGCGTCTTGGCCCAGGTGAATTAAAAAGCGGTGGTTTCCGTCGCGAATCGATTCTGGCTGATACGGTCGAAGCGCTGATCGGCGGCATTTTCCTCGACAGTGATATTCAGACCATCGAACGTTTGATTCTGAACTGGTATCAAACGCGTCTGGATGAAATCAGTCCTGGCGATAAGCAAAAAGATCCTAAAACGCGGTTGCAGGAGTTTCTGCAAGGGCGTCACTTACCTCTGCCGACCTATCTGGTGGTACAGGTTCGTGGGGAAGCACACGATCAGGAGTTTACTATCCACTGTCAGGTGAGCGGCTTTAGCGAGTCGGTCATTGGTACAGGATCGAGCCGTCGTAAAGCCGAACAGGCTGCGGCTGAACAAGCGTTGAAAAAACTGGAGCTTGAATGA
- the era gene encoding GTPase Era, whose protein sequence is MSEVQTHCGFIAIVGRPNVGKSTLLNQLLGQKISITSRKPQTTRHRIMGIHTEGPYQAIYVDTPGLHIEEKRAINRLMNRAASSSIGDVELIIFVVEGTHWNDDDEMVLNKLRDQKLPVLLAINKVDNVTDKTKLLPHIQFLSQQMDFLDVVPISAEKGTNVDTIASIVRKHLPQATHHFPEDYITDRSQRFMASEIIREKLMRFLGEELPYSVTVEIERFVTNERGGYDINGLILVEREGQKKMVIGNKGAKIKTIGIESRQDMEEMFEAKVHLELWVKVKSGWADDERALRSLGYSEDL, encoded by the coding sequence ATGAGCGAAGTACAGACACACTGCGGTTTTATCGCGATTGTTGGTCGACCAAACGTCGGTAAATCGACGTTATTGAATCAATTACTGGGGCAGAAGATCTCCATTACGTCACGTAAGCCCCAGACGACGCGGCACCGTATCATGGGTATTCACACTGAAGGGCCTTATCAGGCTATTTATGTGGATACGCCGGGATTGCACATTGAAGAAAAACGGGCGATTAACCGCCTGATGAACCGCGCCGCCAGCAGTTCAATTGGTGACGTTGAGCTGATCATTTTCGTTGTTGAAGGGACACACTGGAACGACGACGATGAAATGGTATTGAATAAGCTGCGCGATCAAAAACTCCCCGTGCTGTTAGCGATCAATAAAGTCGATAACGTCACGGATAAAACCAAGCTGCTACCGCATATCCAGTTCCTCAGCCAGCAGATGGACTTCCTTGATGTCGTTCCGATCTCGGCGGAGAAGGGGACGAATGTCGATACGATTGCCAGCATTGTACGCAAGCACTTACCGCAGGCAACGCACCACTTCCCGGAAGATTACATTACCGATCGCTCACAGCGTTTTATGGCATCGGAAATTATCCGTGAAAAACTGATGCGCTTCCTGGGTGAAGAATTGCCGTATTCCGTCACGGTCGAAATCGAGCGCTTTGTGACTAACGAACGCGGTGGTTATGACATCAACGGCCTGATTCTGGTTGAGCGTGAAGGCCAGAAGAAGATGGTCATTGGTAACAAAGGTGCCAAAATTAAAACCATTGGTATCGAGTCTCGTCAGGATATGGAAGAGATGTTCGAGGCCAAAGTGCACCTTGAACTGTGGGTTAAAGTGAAATCCGGCTGGGCAGATGACGAACGTGCCCTGCGCAGCCTGGGTTATAGCGAAGACCTGTAA
- the recO gene encoding DNA repair protein RecO — MEGWQRAFVLHGRPYSETSLLLDLFSESDGRVRVLAKGARARRSSLKGCLQPFTPLLVRWSGRGDVKTLRSAEPVSLALPLTGTMLYSGLYVNELLARVLEHETNYSALFFDYLHCLQHLAAQDASPEPALRRFELALLGYLGYGVDFLHCAGSGEPVADTMTYQYREERGFIASLVVDNKSFTGHELRSLASREFPDSGTLKAAKRFTRIALKPYLGGKPLKSRELFRQFVPAVNLSKPTPSDK; from the coding sequence ATGGAAGGCTGGCAGCGCGCATTTGTCTTACATGGGCGACCTTATAGTGAAACCAGCCTATTGCTGGATCTGTTTAGCGAAAGCGATGGCCGCGTTCGCGTGCTTGCCAAAGGCGCGCGAGCCCGTCGCTCTAGCCTAAAAGGCTGTTTACAGCCTTTCACTCCGCTGTTGGTGCGCTGGAGCGGCCGGGGAGACGTGAAAACGTTACGCAGCGCCGAGCCTGTTTCGCTTGCGCTACCACTGACTGGCACGATGCTTTATAGCGGTTTATACGTTAACGAACTGCTGGCTCGCGTGCTGGAGCATGAAACCAACTACTCCGCTCTTTTCTTCGATTATCTCCACTGTTTACAACATCTTGCTGCGCAGGATGCATCCCCCGAACCGGCATTAAGACGCTTTGAGTTAGCATTGTTGGGCTATCTGGGATACGGCGTTGATTTCCTACATTGTGCTGGTAGCGGTGAACCTGTGGCAGATACCATGACCTATCAATATCGAGAGGAACGGGGATTTATTGCCAGCCTGGTGGTCGATAATAAAAGCTTTACCGGGCACGAGTTACGTTCGCTGGCATCGCGTGAATTTCCTGACAGCGGTACACTGAAGGCGGCAAAGCGTTTCACTCGTATCGCGTTAAAGCCCTATCTGGGGGGAAAACCGCTGAAAAGTCGTGAACTGTTCCGCCAGTTTGTTCCTGCTGTTAATTTGTCCAAACCCACACCTTCTGATAAATAA
- the pdxJ gene encoding pyridoxine 5'-phosphate synthase, whose product MAELLLGVNIDHIATLRNARGTAYPDPVQAAFVAEQAGADGITVHLREDRRHITDRDVRILRETLQTRMNLEMAVTEEMLNIACEVKPHFCCLVPEKRQEVTTEGGLDVAGQQDKINNAVASLSQANILVSLFIDADKRQIDAAVASGAPYIEIHTGAYADAPDDEARQHEFERIRDAATYAAAKGLKVNAGHGLTYHNVLPIAALPEMHELNIGHAIIGRAVMSGLKDAVAEMKTLMREARR is encoded by the coding sequence ATGGCTGAATTGCTGCTTGGCGTTAACATCGATCACATTGCAACACTGCGTAATGCGCGTGGAACGGCGTATCCCGATCCTGTTCAGGCAGCTTTTGTCGCTGAACAGGCGGGAGCGGACGGCATCACGGTGCACTTACGTGAAGATCGTCGCCATATTACGGATCGTGATGTGCGGATCCTGAGAGAAACGCTCCAAACTCGCATGAACCTTGAAATGGCTGTCACGGAAGAAATGCTGAACATTGCCTGTGAGGTAAAGCCGCATTTTTGCTGTCTGGTGCCGGAAAAACGCCAGGAAGTGACAACAGAAGGCGGGCTGGATGTGGCGGGGCAGCAGGACAAAATCAATAATGCGGTTGCCAGCCTTAGCCAGGCTAACATATTGGTTTCGCTCTTTATTGATGCGGATAAACGGCAAATTGATGCTGCCGTTGCCAGCGGTGCGCCTTATATTGAAATTCATACCGGGGCGTATGCCGATGCGCCAGATGATGAAGCGCGTCAACATGAATTCGAGCGCATTCGTGATGCGGCGACTTACGCTGCGGCGAAGGGGCTGAAAGTCAATGCCGGCCATGGTTTGACGTACCATAACGTTTTGCCGATTGCTGCGCTGCCGGAAATGCACGAATTAAATATCGGACATGCCATTATCGGACGTGCGGTGATGAGCGGGTTGAAGGATGCCGTTGCTGAAATGAAGACGCTGATGCGGGAAGCGCGCCGCTGA
- the acpS gene encoding holo-ACP synthase, producing MAILGIGTDIVEIARIEAVIERSGERLARRVLTDAEWEHYQQHQQPVRFLAKRFAVKEAAAKAFGTGIRNGLAFNQFEVFNDELGKPCLRFFAKAAELAEQMGVRHVHVTLADERRYACATVIVES from the coding sequence ATGGCGATTCTTGGGATCGGAACGGATATTGTCGAAATCGCCCGTATTGAAGCGGTGATTGAACGTTCAGGCGAGCGATTAGCTCGCCGCGTTCTGACGGATGCTGAATGGGAACATTATCAACAGCATCAGCAACCTGTCCGTTTCCTTGCCAAGCGTTTTGCCGTGAAAGAGGCGGCGGCAAAAGCTTTCGGGACTGGAATTCGCAACGGGCTCGCGTTTAACCAGTTTGAAGTTTTTAATGACGAACTGGGCAAACCCTGTTTGCGATTTTTTGCTAAAGCGGCAGAACTGGCTGAACAGATGGGCGTCAGACACGTCCATGTGACGTTGGCTGACGAAAGACGCTATGCCTGTGCGACGGTGATTGTCGAAAGCTGA
- a CDS encoding YfhL family 4Fe-4S dicluster ferredoxin yields MALLITHKCINCDMCEPECPNQAISMGMDIYEIDTTRCTECVGHYDTPTCQKVCPIDNTIVKDPNHVEGNEQLWEKYVLMHHADRI; encoded by the coding sequence ATGGCGTTACTTATCACCCATAAATGCATCAACTGTGACATGTGTGAACCCGAGTGTCCTAATCAGGCCATCTCCATGGGCATGGACATTTATGAAATTGATACCACTCGCTGTACGGAGTGCGTTGGCCACTATGACACACCGACGTGTCAGAAAGTCTGCCCGATCGACAACACGATCGTTAAAGATCCAAACCACGTTGAAGGTAATGAGCAACTGTGGGAAAAATATGTGCTCATGCACCATGCCGACAGGATTTAA
- the pdeH gene encoding cyclic-guanylate-specific phosphodiesterase, whose amino-acid sequence MAELIVQQEGHFNQVGAEFFQQGNEEALGADYWHQCQRRYTFQPIYRTSGKLMAIELLTSVFSPTLPQKFISPEKYFANIDVETRLLIIVEQLQLLSQWSFRFTRDDLFASVNIDGMTLLALQNNLEAKRLIAAMPWIRFEMVENQGGLPKEILTRLPEAQTLWLDDFGCGMANFSSLMLAQYDCIKVARELFILLQQSGEGRIVFPALIALLSRFCNYVVIEGIETKEEWAIVQASHAYAAQGYYLSRPQPFENFEALKLDL is encoded by the coding sequence ATGGCGGAACTCATAGTGCAGCAGGAAGGTCATTTTAATCAGGTTGGGGCAGAGTTTTTCCAACAGGGAAACGAGGAGGCATTAGGTGCTGATTACTGGCATCAATGTCAACGGCGGTATACTTTTCAACCCATTTACCGAACATCAGGTAAATTAATGGCTATTGAATTACTGACTTCCGTTTTTTCTCCCACCCTGCCGCAAAAATTCATCTCTCCTGAAAAATACTTCGCAAATATTGATGTTGAAACCCGCCTGTTAATTATTGTAGAACAACTGCAACTTTTATCTCAGTGGAGTTTTCGATTTACTCGCGACGATCTTTTTGCCTCCGTTAATATTGATGGTATGACGCTACTGGCGCTGCAAAATAATCTTGAAGCCAAACGCCTGATCGCAGCAATGCCCTGGATTCGTTTTGAAATGGTCGAAAATCAGGGAGGGTTGCCAAAAGAAATATTAACCAGGCTCCCTGAAGCACAAACACTGTGGCTGGATGATTTTGGCTGCGGTATGGCTAATTTTTCATCACTGATGTTGGCTCAGTATGATTGCATTAAAGTGGCGCGTGAACTCTTTATACTCTTGCAACAAAGTGGTGAAGGGCGAATTGTGTTTCCTGCGCTGATCGCTTTGCTGTCGCGTTTTTGCAATTATGTCGTGATTGAGGGGATCGAAACCAAGGAGGAGTGGGCAATTGTTCAGGCATCGCATGCTTATGCAGCCCAAGGGTACTACCTCTCGCGTCCCCAGCCATTTGAGAATTTTGAGGCGCTGAAACTCGATTTATAG